Proteins from a genomic interval of Medicago truncatula cultivar Jemalong A17 chromosome 3, MtrunA17r5.0-ANR, whole genome shotgun sequence:
- the LOC11432333 gene encoding far upstream element-binding protein 1 has protein sequence MAEEAQYATLKRKYDDQPTATDIELEVANAKQRAQEVAARLLSVTGAPPLSYDPKRTKSDNGAPQSGFDSYDLKPQYSQQGGSYGSSKKIEIPNGRVGVLIGKGGETIKYLQMQSGAKIQVTRDMDADPNSQTRMVELMGTPDAVSSAEKLINEVLAEAEAGASVGGTRRMVAQSGGDEFVMQIPNNKVGLIIGKGGETIKGMQASTGARIQVIPLHPPPGDTSTERTLKIDGTPDQIESAKQLVNQILTGENRLRNSGNSGGYTQQGYQSRPPSSWAPPAAPVQQAGYGYGQPGSYSGPSPQYNTPQPPYTGYPPQQPGGYSANWDQSTAPSHQQSTHASGYDYYNQQPQQQQNPGGPSQPADGSAYSYSQPPSSGYSQPGQGYGQESYGAYNAQQQSGYGQPQTYDQQQGYGSAPSYGSGSNPTQEGHTSNYGSQADTSQTSQPTTVAQQGYATNQQGTPQPGYAVAPTSQATYGSQPQSGYGTGYGAPPSQKPSANPPVYGQSQSPSTAAGYGQSAYPSSQAPPSGYAQPELGTQRAPVQPGYGPQSYGAPQGGQPSYGQTPASYGNSSYGAGYAQAPAYASDGATAQAVPQGGVAKVSPKS, from the exons ATGGCGGAAGAAGCACAGTACGCAACCCTAAAACGTAAATACGATGACCAACCCACCGCCACTGACATCGAACTCGAAGTCGCAAACGCCAAACAACGAGCTCAAGAAGTCGCCGCTCGTCTTCTCAGCGTCACCGGCGCTCCACCACTCTCCTACGATCCCAAACGAACCAAGTCCGATAACGGTGCTCCACAATCGGGGTTTGATTCTTACGATTTGAAGCCGCAATATTCACAACAAGGTGGTAGTTATGGTTCTAGTAAGAAGATTGAAATACCTAATGGTAGGGTTGGTGTTCTTATTGGTAAAGGAGGTGAAACTATTAAGTATCTTCAGATGCAATCTGGTGCTAAGATTCAAGTTACTCGTGATATGGATGCTGATCCTAATTCTCAGACTAGGATGGTTGAACTTATGGGTACTCCTGATGCTGTTTCTTCTGCTGAGAAACTCATCAATGAAGTCCTTGCCgag GCTGAAGCTGGGGCTTCTGTCGGTGGCACTAGACGGATGGTTGCACAATCTGGGGGGGATGAATTTGTGATGCAAATACCAAACAATAAG GTTGGCCTTATAATCGGTAAAGGAGGAGAAACAATTAAGGGTATGCAAGCTTCTACTGGAGCACGAATTCAG GTGATACCTTTGCATCCTCCCCCAGGTGATACATCAACAGAAAGAACATTAAAAATCGATGGGACCCCTGATCAAATTGAATCAGCAAAGCAATTGGTTAATCAAATCCTCACTGGTGAG AATCGTCTCAGAAATTCAGGGAACTCGGGTGGTTATACTCAGCAAGGTTACCAATCCCGACCACCGTCTAGCTGGGCTCCTCCTGCTGCTCCTGTGCAACAAGCTGGTTATGGCTATGGGCAACCTGGATCATACTCTGGTCCATCACCCCAGTATAACACGCCTCAGCCACCATACACAGGCTATCCTCCTCAGCAACCCGGTGGATATTCCGCCAACTGGGACCAATCCACTGCACCATCTCACCAGCAGTCTACTCATGCAAGTGGTTATGATTATTACAATCAACAACCCCAGCAACAGCAAAATCCTGGGGGTCCTTCACAGCCAGCCGATGGGTCTGCATACAGTTACAGTCAACCCCCTTCATCTGGTTATAGCCAACCAGGACAGGGTTATGGTCAGGAAAGCTATGGTGCATATAATGCGCAGCAACAATCTGGGTATGGTCAGCCACAAACATATGATCAGCAACAAGGTTATGGCTCTGCTCCCAGTTATGGCAGTGGGAGTAATCCAACCCAAGAAGGGCACACTTCAAACTATGGATCACAAGCAGATACCTCCCAAACTTCCCAACCCACTACTGTTGCCCAGCAAGGCTATGCTACCAACCAACAAGGAACTCCTCAACCAGGTTATGCGGTAGCCCCTACGTCCCAAGCGACCTATGGAAGTCAACCACAGTCTGGTTATGGAACTGGTTATGGTGCTCCTCCCTCTCAAAAGCCAAGTGCAAATCCACCTGTTTATGGTCAGTCACAGTCACCTAGCACAGCAGCAGGCTATGGTCAGTCAGCATATCCCTCTAGCCAGGCCCCACCTTCTGGATATGCTCAACCAGAGTTAGGAACTCAGAGAGCACCAGTGCAACCAGGGTATGGTCCGCAATCATATGGTGCTCCTCAAGGTGGCCAGCCTAGCTATGGCCAGACTCCAGCGTCATATGGAAATAGTTCTTATGGTGCTGGTTATGCTCAGGCTCCAGCATATGCTAGCGATGGAGCAACTGCACAGGCTGTTCCACAGGGCGGTGTTGCTAAAGTCTCACCCAAGAGTTGA